The following DNA comes from Verrucomicrobiia bacterium.
CAAGGAGCTCGCGCTGGAGCTGGAAGAAAAGGGCTACGACTGGATCACGAAGGGCGAACTCCAAACCGCGTAATTCAAGCGGCACTGACATGACGCAGACCCTGAACAAACCTATCGCTGCCGAAGCCGACAGCCGTCTCGCCGCGTTTGACCGGCTGGAAGGCACGTTCGCCAAGCAGCAACCGGCGTGGCTTTTCCCGCTGCGCAAGGCCGGTATCTCGCAGTTCGCCGAACTGGGCTATCCCACGCTCCACGACGAGGACTGGCGCTTTACGAACGTGGCGCACGCGGCCAAGCTGCCGTTCATTCCGGCCACGGAACCGGCCTCAGCCAACGTGACGCTGGCGGACTTGAAGCAATTTCCTTTCGCGGATCAACCGGGCTCACGCTTGGTGTTCGTGGATGGTCACTATGCAGCGGCGCTTTCGAACGTCACGGCTTTGCCCGCTGGGGTGAAGGTGGCGAGCTTGAAGCAATCGCTCGCGACGGATGCGGCGCTCATCGAGAAGCATCTCGGCCGTTATTCCGGTAATGAAGCGAATGCATTTGCGGCGTTGAACATTGCGTTCTTCACGGATGGTCTCTTCGTACATGTGCCGAAGAATGCCGTGGTGGAGCAAGCAGTGCAGGTGATCTATCTGAGCACAGCGACGGAAGCTGGTTTTGCCTCGCATGTGCGGAATCTGGTGATCGTGGAGGCGGGTGCGAAGCTGACTTTGTTGGAAAGCTACGTGAGCTTGGCCAAGGCACCTTACGTTACAAATGCCATCACGGAACTTGTCGTGGGCGACAATGCCTGGGTGGAACACGTGAAGTTCCAGGATGAAGCGGCGGACGCGTTTCATTTCGCGGCGTTGCATGGCGTGTTCGGTCGCACGTCGAAGGCGTGGACGCACTCGCTCGCGCTCGGCAGCAAGCTGGCGCGTTACAACTTGCGCACGAAGCTGGATGGCGAAGGACTCGAAGCGATTCTCAACGGGCTTTACCTTACGCGCAACGAACAGGTGATCGATCATCACATGATCGTGGAACACGCGAAGGCGCATTGCGCGAGCCATGAGTATTTCAACGGCATCCTCGATGATAAATCGAAGGGTGTTTTTCACGGCCGCATCTTGGTGAAGCCGGACGCGCAGAAGACGGATGCGAAACAGACGAATCGCAATCTGCTCCTGAGCGATGACGCGACAGCGGATGCGAAGCCGCAGTTGGAGATTTACGCGGATGACGTGAAGTGCACGCACGGCGCGACGATCGGCCGGATGAATGAAGAGCAGATCTTTTATCTTCGCGCGCGTGGCATCGGTGAAAAGACGGCGCGCCGGATGTTGATGCATGCGTTCGCGGGCGAGATCATTGATCGCGTGCAAACGGAAGCGGTCCGTGAAGAGTTGGATAAAATCGTGTGGGACCGGCTGGAAATGAACCCGCATTTGCACGATAGCTAGAAGAGCCGCCGGGACGGACGGCGGTACGGCAGGCCAGAGGCCTGCGCTACGTAGTGCCCCGCGTCTCGCGGGCTGTATCGCAGGCGTCACGCCTGCTTGGTGAATGAGTTGGAAAACGAACGACGAAGCAAGCATGTCGATCACGATTGAAGAGCTGGTGGAAAACTTCGAGCTGCTGGGCGATTGGGAAGAGCGTTACGGCTACCTGATCGAACTGGGCAAGAAGCTCCCTGGATTGCCGGAGGCGGAGAAGGTGGAGGCGAATCGCGTCCACGGCTGCCAGGCGATGGTGTGGATGAAGATGGTGCCGAGCACGACGAAGCCCGGCACCTTCACGGTGCTGGCGGACAGTGATGCATTCATCGTGCGCGGTCTCATCGCGGTGTTGCAATTGATCTTCAATGATCGCACGCCGGAAGAGATGCTGAAGGCGGATGCGAAGGCGCATCTGTTGAAATTAGGCTTGGACCGGCACTTGAGTCCGACGCGGAAGAATGGTTTGTTTGCGATGATGGAACGGGTCAAGACGTTGGCGCAGGAGAAGTTGGTGGCGGTGAATTGAATTTATTGAAAACTAAGCGGTTGAACTTTGCCTTGAAGTTGTAGCTGCGAACTGAGGAAAGAGTATATGAGTTACGGAGCACAAGAGACGGTGACATTGACGCGGGATGTGGATGCCGCCGTGGTGCCAGTGGGCACGAAGGTGACCTTGCAGCAGGGCGAGCAGGCTTACATCACGCAGGAGCTGGGCGGCAGCTACACCGTGGTGGTGAATGGCAACATGTTCCGCATTGATGGCAAGAATGCCGATGCGCTGGGCAAGGAAGTGAAGGAGACGACAATCCGCTCGACCACTGGCCAACCGGTGACGAAGGAGCAACTCGAGAAGCATATCTGGGATCAGCTCCGCACGTGCTACGACCCGGAAATCCCGGTGAACATCGTGGACCTCGGCCTCATCTATGATTGCCATATCGATAATCTGGCGGATGGCGGCGCGGGCTACAAAGTGGATGTGAAAATGACGCTGACCGCGCCTGGCTGCGGTATGGGGCCGGTGCTGCAACAGGACGTGCAGAACAAAATCCTGAGCATCGAAGATGTACAAGAAGTGAACGTGGAACTCGTCTGGGAACCGCAGTGGAATCAAGGCATGATGACGGAAGCGGCGCGCTTGCAATTGGGTTTGATGTAAGCGCACGCAGCTACTGTTGCTTCATGGTATATTGATGAGATGAGCGCTACCGCCACATTGTCCGCACCGCAGAAACCGATCGTTCCCGATTGGGCCGCGTTGCGTGCTGATTTCCCCATCCTTAATGAGGTGGTGAACGGCCAGCCGCTCATCTACTTCGACAACGGCGCGACTAGCCAGAAGCCCAAGCAGGTGCTCGCGGCCATCCAGCGTTACTACGAGCATGAGAATGCCAATGTGCATCGGGGCATCCATGAATTGAGCAATCGTGCGACGGAAGCTTACGAGAATGCTCGTCAACGCACGGCGCAGTTCCTGAACGCCCGCGACAAGTCCGAGATCATCTTCACGCGTGGCACGACGGAAGGCATCAACCTCGTGGCGGCGACTTGGGCGCTGGATCACCTCAAGCCGGGTGACACAATTCTCATCAGTGAGCTGGAGCATCACAGCAATCTGGTACCGTGGCAGATGGTCGCCAAGCGCACGGGTGCAAAGCTTGCTTACATCCCGGTGACTGGTGATGAAGGAACGCTCGATCTCAGCCGTCTTGATAAGATGGCTGCGGATGGGGTGAAGATTCTTTCCATCACGCACATATCGAATTCGATGGGTGTGGTGAATCCGGTGGCGGAGATTTGCGCGAAGGCGCGGGCGCAAGGAGTGGTGACGGTGATCGATGCGGCGCAAAGCGCGGGGCATTTACCCATCGATGTGCAGGCGATCGGGTGCGATTTCCTCGCGTTTTCGAGTCACAAGATTTGCGGTCCTACGGGCATGGGTGTGTTGTATGGGCGCAAGGAAATCCTGAAAGACCTGTCGCCTTACCAAGGCGGCGGCGAAATGATTTCGAAGGTGGAGTATTTCGATACGGTTTACAATGTGCCGCCGCATCGGTTTGAGGCGGGCACGCCGCACATCGCGGGAGCGGTCGGATTGCATGCGGCGTTGGATTACCTCGATGCCATCGGGCGTGAGCGCATCTTCGCACATGATCAGGAACTTGCTGAGTATGCGGCGGCGAAATTGGCAGAGTTCAAAGGCATCCGCATCTTCGGGCCGAAACAAGGGCGGGCAGGTTTGGTGAGCTTTGTGTTACCGAATGCCCATGCGCTGGACATCGCCACGATGGTGGATCAGAAGGGTGTCGCATTGAGGGCAGGGCATCATTGCAATCAACCGTTGATGGCCAAGCTGGGTGTGCCAGCGACGTTGCGGGCGAGCTTCTACTTCTACAATACGAAGGCGGAAGTGGACCGTTTCATCGAAATTCTGCACAAGGTGCAAAAGCTTTTTGTTTAACCACAGACCGGTAGCACCGGTGGCAAACACAGATGCATCAGTTTTGGACGCAATTCTGCATGAGTTGAAGGAAAGGGCGGAGGGGAAGCCCGGCACCCCTCACCCCGGCCCTCTCCCCTCCGAGGGGCGAGGGAGATGGAGCGTTGTTTCGCTATCTGTGTGCATCTGTGTTAATCTGTGGTTTAAGAATGATTTTTTATGTCTGTCGTAGCTGAACAAGTGGGAGCGAACTCGCCGATGAGCGAGGTGTTGCTCGCGTATCCGGGGGCGCAACGTGCGCTCTTTCGCAAGTATCACATCGGTGGCTGCTCGAGTTGCGGTTTTCAGCCGACGGAGACGCTTGGTCAGGTCTGCGCGCGGAACAACAACCTGAATGTGGACGAAGTGCTCGCGCACATCCGCAGCAGCCATGAGCAGGATGCGAAGGTGCTCATCTCGCCGAAGGAACTCGCCAGCCAGTTGCAGCAGAATACCGGCATCCGTTTGCTGGATATCCGTTCGCGTGAGGAATACGACGCGGTGAAGATCGAAGGCTCGCTTCTGCTTTCCCAGCCCTTGATGCAGGAGATCCTTGGTAAATGGGGGCCGGATGCTTCGTTCGTCGTTATTGATCACATGGGCAAGACGGCTTTGGACGGCGCTGCTTATTTCCTCGGTCATGGTTGCAAGAATGTGCGGGCCTTGCGCGGTGGGATTGATGCGTGGTCGCAGGAAGTGGATGCGAGCATTCCGCAGTATCAATTGGGTTAAGAAGTTTATTTTCGATGAACGCTGATTTGGAAAAGAAGATTCGCGAGGCGCTGGCCAATCCCAAGAACGTGGGCGAGATGGCCGATGCGGATAGCATCGGCACGGTGGGCAATGCGGGTTGCGGTGAGATGCTGCGCCTGTGGGTGAAGTTCAAGGATGACAAGGGCAAGCGCGTCATCGACAAGGCGACGTTCCAATCGTTCGGCTGCGAGACGGCGATCGCGGTCGCCAGCATGGCCACTGAACTCATCAAGGGGAAGACGGCAGAGGAAGCCCTCGCCTTGAAGACGGAAGACCTGTCCGGCGGCTTGGGACCGTTACCGCCGATGAAGATTCATTGTGCGGAGTTGGTGGAGGGCGCGTTGCGTTCCGCTTTGGAACCGACGGCGAAGGACTGTCCGCCAGCCGTTGCTGCGGCAGTGGCGGAACCTGCATCCACGGGCACGAATTTGATCGATAGCTTGGGGCAGGAGAAGAAGGCCGGTTTGAAGATCAGCTTCCTGCCTCCGGCGAAGAAGTGACGCACGTTTTCGTGCTTTTCGATTCCACCTGCCCGAGCTAACACTGGGGCATGCAATCCATTTTGACCGGTGTAAACCGTCGTTTCAGTTTCTCCGCAAGCCTGCTAGTTACCGCTGTCTCTTTCTCCACGTTTGCCAGTGCTATGGCTGCGCAATGGGCGGTCACGGAGGAGAAGAATCCTCATGGGCCGGGCAAGGTCGCGATGGTGAAGCGGGATGGTAAACAGGTTGCCGCACTGGTTTTCGGCGAGGGGCAGTTCAAACCCTATCTGCATGTCTATGGCACGCAAGGTGAGTTGCTGACCAATAGCGGGCTGGATGCTGAGGGGAAGACGGCAGGCAAGTTCCCGCATCATCGCGGCATTTACATCGGCTGGAACAAGATCACTTCAGATCTTGGCAGCGCTGATTGCTGGCACATGAAGGGTGGCAGCATGGAGATCACCAAACTTGAGCCAGCCAAGACTACGTCTGACTCCGCCACGCTAGTGGCCAAGATCGCCTGGCGTGCGGAGAAGAAGGATGCGAGCGACAATAATTTACTCGTAAGCGAGACGCGCACGCTCGTCATCAGCCAGCCCGATGGCAAGACGACGCAGGTAGATGCGAAATTCGAGCTGCAAGCGGCGCGTGATCTGAATCTCGGCGGCGATCTGCAGCACGCCGGTATCCATTTCCGTGCGGCGGGTGAAGTGGCGGATCGCGTGAAAGAGACGAGCTACTTGTGGGAGCCAGATTTGCCGGCTGGTGGCGGTAAGATCGTGAGTGATCAATTCAAATGGTGCCGTCTGCTATTTCCAGTAGGGCCGAACTGGTACACCAGCACAGAACTGAACGCGCCCACAAATCCCATCAAGGAACTCTCCTGGCGCGATTACGGGCGGTTCGGTTTCTTCTTCGACAAGGCGATGAAGAAGGATGAGAACCTCACGGTGAACTACCGCTTCCTCATCGCGCCAGCCTCTGCGCCAGAAGCGCCGGGCAAGGAATCTGCCGAACAGAAGGCGAAATCACGCGCGGCGAGCGATGCAGCGTATGCGGCGTACGTGAAGGCGCTAAAAAAGTAAGCGGCTGCGGCAGCGAATACTTGAAGCATCGGCATGGCACAGGCACATTGGCACCGCATGAGACAGCTATGGTTTTTGTGCTGCTCCCTGGCGCTGTTGTGGCCAGATGCCGCGCGTGCCCAAGAGGGCAAGCTGTCCACCTTCGCCCTGAACGGTTTCAAGTACGTGCAACTGGATGATTGGGCGAAGCATTACAGTTTCAATCATGTCTGGACCCGGGCGTCGAAAGAGCTGCAGATCAGCAGCAAATGGTCGAAGCTTGAGTTCGAGATCGAGAACAAGCGGATGACCTTGAACGGAGTGACTGTCTGGCTGTCGGCGCCGATTGTCTTGCGCGGGGGGGCGGCATGCATCGCCACGCTCGATCTGGACAACACCATCCATCCGGTGATGTTTCCGCCCAAGCTGAAGCCCGGGACGAAGGTGAAGACCATCTGCATCGATCCCGGCCACGGAGGGAGGGACCCGGGTAATCAGAACAGCGGCGGGCAGGAGAAGGGTTATACCTTGCTGCTCGCCAAGGAGCTGAAATTGCAATTGGAAGCAGCGGGTTTCAAGGTGGTGATGACGCGGACTTCCGACAAGTTTGTGGAGTTGGAATCACGCCCTTTCGTCGCGCAGAAGTTTGATGCCGATCTTTTCGTCAGCTTGCATTTTAACGGCGTGGCGGGCGGAGGAGCGAAAGGTGCGGAAGTGTTTGCCCTGACGCCGCCGGGGGCCAGTTCTACGAATGCCCGGGGTGAAGGTGCTACCGCAGTCCGTTTTCCCGGTAACAAGAATGATGAACTGAACAGTCTGCTGGCGTATAGCATCCAACGAACGTTGTTGAAAACTACTGGGGCAGATGATCGCGGCGTGCGCCGGGCGCGGTTCGCCGTCTTGCGTTATTCCGATATGCCTGCCGTGCTGGTCGAGGCGGGCTTCATGTCCGATCCGGGCGAGGCGAGCAAGATCCGCAGTTCCTCCCATCGGCGGACGATGGCCAAGGGCATCACCGATGGCATCAAGGAATACAAGCGCATCGTGGAACGGCAATAAGCCCAGCCCGATCATTTTTCTGTGAAGCTGGACAGCAATCTTCCCATCGGCGTATTCGATTCCGGCATCGGTGGACTCACCGTGGTGCGGCAGTTGCGGCGCGTGATGCCGCGAGAGGATTTTGTTTATCTCGGGGACACGGCGCGGGTGCCTTATGGCACGAAATCGCCGGATACGGTGGTGCGCTTTGCGTGTGAGGATGCGCAATTTCTCGTGCAGGAGCAGGTGAAGGCGGTGGTGGTGGCGTGCAATACGGCTTCGGCGTGGGCGATCCCTACGTTGGAACGCAGCTTCGATGTGCCGATCTTCGGCGTGATCTTGCCGGGGGCTCGGGCGGCCTTGGAGAAAACGGAGACGGGGCGCATCGGCATCATCGGCACGACTTCCACAATCCGCAGTCAGGCGTATGTGAAGGCGATTTTATCGCGTGATGATTCGGTGAAGGTGGTGGCGCGTTCGTGTCCGTTATTGGTGC
Coding sequences within:
- the sufD gene encoding Fe-S cluster assembly protein SufD, which produces MTQTLNKPIAAEADSRLAAFDRLEGTFAKQQPAWLFPLRKAGISQFAELGYPTLHDEDWRFTNVAHAAKLPFIPATEPASANVTLADLKQFPFADQPGSRLVFVDGHYAAALSNVTALPAGVKVASLKQSLATDAALIEKHLGRYSGNEANAFAALNIAFFTDGLFVHVPKNAVVEQAVQVIYLSTATEAGFASHVRNLVIVEAGAKLTLLESYVSLAKAPYVTNAITELVVGDNAWVEHVKFQDEAADAFHFAALHGVFGRTSKAWTHSLALGSKLARYNLRTKLDGEGLEAILNGLYLTRNEQVIDHHMIVEHAKAHCASHEYFNGILDDKSKGVFHGRILVKPDAQKTDAKQTNRNLLLSDDATADAKPQLEIYADDVKCTHGATIGRMNEEQIFYLRARGIGEKTARRMLMHAFAGEIIDRVQTEAVREELDKIVWDRLEMNPHLHDS
- a CDS encoding SufE family protein, translated to MSITIEELVENFELLGDWEERYGYLIELGKKLPGLPEAEKVEANRVHGCQAMVWMKMVPSTTKPGTFTVLADSDAFIVRGLIAVLQLIFNDRTPEEMLKADAKAHLLKLGLDRHLSPTRKNGLFAMMERVKTLAQEKLVAVN
- the sufT gene encoding putative Fe-S cluster assembly protein SufT; this encodes MSYGAQETVTLTRDVDAAVVPVGTKVTLQQGEQAYITQELGGSYTVVVNGNMFRIDGKNADALGKEVKETTIRSTTGQPVTKEQLEKHIWDQLRTCYDPEIPVNIVDLGLIYDCHIDNLADGGAGYKVDVKMTLTAPGCGMGPVLQQDVQNKILSIEDVQEVNVELVWEPQWNQGMMTEAARLQLGLM
- a CDS encoding cysteine desulfurase, which codes for MSATATLSAPQKPIVPDWAALRADFPILNEVVNGQPLIYFDNGATSQKPKQVLAAIQRYYEHENANVHRGIHELSNRATEAYENARQRTAQFLNARDKSEIIFTRGTTEGINLVAATWALDHLKPGDTILISELEHHSNLVPWQMVAKRTGAKLAYIPVTGDEGTLDLSRLDKMAADGVKILSITHISNSMGVVNPVAEICAKARAQGVVTVIDAAQSAGHLPIDVQAIGCDFLAFSSHKICGPTGMGVLYGRKEILKDLSPYQGGGEMISKVEYFDTVYNVPPHRFEAGTPHIAGAVGLHAALDYLDAIGRERIFAHDQELAEYAAAKLAEFKGIRIFGPKQGRAGLVSFVLPNAHALDIATMVDQKGVALRAGHHCNQPLMAKLGVPATLRASFYFYNTKAEVDRFIEILHKVQKLFV
- a CDS encoding rhodanese-like domain-containing protein, coding for MSVVAEQVGANSPMSEVLLAYPGAQRALFRKYHIGGCSSCGFQPTETLGQVCARNNNLNVDEVLAHIRSSHEQDAKVLISPKELASQLQQNTGIRLLDIRSREEYDAVKIEGSLLLSQPLMQEILGKWGPDASFVVIDHMGKTALDGAAYFLGHGCKNVRALRGGIDAWSQEVDASIPQYQLG
- a CDS encoding iron-sulfur cluster assembly scaffold protein, whose protein sequence is MNADLEKKIREALANPKNVGEMADADSIGTVGNAGCGEMLRLWVKFKDDKGKRVIDKATFQSFGCETAIAVASMATELIKGKTAEEALALKTEDLSGGLGPLPPMKIHCAELVEGALRSALEPTAKDCPPAVAAAVAEPASTGTNLIDSLGQEKKAGLKISFLPPAKK
- a CDS encoding DUF6807 family protein, with amino-acid sequence MQSILTGVNRRFSFSASLLVTAVSFSTFASAMAAQWAVTEEKNPHGPGKVAMVKRDGKQVAALVFGEGQFKPYLHVYGTQGELLTNSGLDAEGKTAGKFPHHRGIYIGWNKITSDLGSADCWHMKGGSMEITKLEPAKTTSDSATLVAKIAWRAEKKDASDNNLLVSETRTLVISQPDGKTTQVDAKFELQAARDLNLGGDLQHAGIHFRAAGEVADRVKETSYLWEPDLPAGGGKIVSDQFKWCRLLFPVGPNWYTSTELNAPTNPIKELSWRDYGRFGFFFDKAMKKDENLTVNYRFLIAPASAPEAPGKESAEQKAKSRAASDAAYAAYVKALKK
- a CDS encoding N-acetylmuramoyl-L-alanine amidase, whose protein sequence is MAQAHWHRMRQLWFLCCSLALLWPDAARAQEGKLSTFALNGFKYVQLDDWAKHYSFNHVWTRASKELQISSKWSKLEFEIENKRMTLNGVTVWLSAPIVLRGGAACIATLDLDNTIHPVMFPPKLKPGTKVKTICIDPGHGGRDPGNQNSGGQEKGYTLLLAKELKLQLEAAGFKVVMTRTSDKFVELESRPFVAQKFDADLFVSLHFNGVAGGGAKGAEVFALTPPGASSTNARGEGATAVRFPGNKNDELNSLLAYSIQRTLLKTTGADDRGVRRARFAVLRYSDMPAVLVEAGFMSDPGEASKIRSSSHRRTMAKGITDGIKEYKRIVERQ
- the murI gene encoding glutamate racemase; this translates as MKLDSNLPIGVFDSGIGGLTVVRQLRRVMPREDFVYLGDTARVPYGTKSPDTVVRFACEDAQFLVQEQVKAVVVACNTASAWAIPTLERSFDVPIFGVILPGARAALEKTETGRIGIIGTTSTIRSQAYVKAILSRDDSVKVVARSCPLLVPLVEEGWVRHKVTKSVLKEYLAPLLKQKVDTLVLGCTHYPLLKPLLSEVVGKNVQLVDSAEACAEHVHERLMTLKLLVKRRRRPGIIQPFVTDEVERFNDLAERFLGYPTERAVLVPLAPWDRRRRGEHLSDFLMR